GATAGCGGAAAAGAACTGATTCTGATCAATCTTCATTTATCAGCTTTTGACCAAGGTGGAACGATTCGCAAGCAGCAATTAGAGTACCTATCGACTTATATTCAAAAAGAGAACGATAAAGGCAATTACCTCATTTTAGGGGGAGACTGGAACCATTCCCTACCGGGTACAACCCCTGAAGCCTTCGAGACCACCCAAACTTGGCCGGAATGGCTACAGCAGTTCCCTGAAGATTTTAAACCTGAGGGCTTTCAGTGGGCTGTCGATGCTAAAGTACCGTCCGTCCGGACACTCGATGTAGCCTATTCAGAAGGTGTGAATTTCCGGGCTGTAATTGATGGTTTTCTTGTGTCACCAAATATCACAATAAGTGGACTACAGGGCCATGACTTATCTTTTGAACACAGCGATCATAACCCTGTAACAGCCACTCTTATTCTCAAATAAGATCCAGTCTTGGATCATTGATGCTACTTAAAAATGACGAATTTCATGTCTTTCTCTTGAAAATACTTAATGATAGCGGGCAACGCCTCTACGGTAATCTTCTTTTCGTGAAAGAGATACACTCCGCCGGACGGATCAGTATGATGAACATATTGAAGGATATCTTCTGGGCTCTTAACTTTCCAATCCTCAGAATCACGATTCCATAACAGAACCTTCATCTGCTGTTCCGTCACCTTGGCGGCTAACTTTTTATTAATCGCACCATAAGGAGGCCGAAAAACAGTTATTGGCGATTGAATGATTTGTTCCAACGCCTGATTTGCCTTCGCCAAATTATTTCGGTTCTGCTCATCCCCATTGTCGGTCATCTTGCTATGATCCCACGAATGACTTCCAATCGACATCCGATGCTCACTCGCGTACTTAACCGCTTCCACATTATGAGCTACCTTATTCCCAACAAATAAAAAGGTGGCTGCCACCTCATGTTCTACTAGAATATCTACGATTTCTTTCGTATACTTCGACGGACCATCATCAAATGACAAAGCCACGTAACCCTTCGGCAAGCTATATTCGTATTTATTCTCGGTTAATTCAATTTCTTCATACGTCTTTATCTGTTCCTGAGGAGGCTCCGAGGGTTCTGGCGTAGGTTCATCTTGCTGGTTATTGATTAACACCGTCTGAGCATCGGGGACAAGCGGCAGAGAGAGGATTGGCTCAATTTGCTCAGAACTACTTCCACGTACGGGATCTTTCAACGCTTCTGCACTGTCCATGAGTTGTCCATCCATTCGAAGAGATAATACAAGTACCAAACAAGTGAACATGATACACTGCAGTGTAGCCTTTCCGATCCGGTTGCTCTTCTTTCTGCTTTGCCTACGTACTGGCTCTATTGAGGGAAGCATCGTTTGAACTACCCTCTCCTCTTCAGCATGGGGATAGTCCTGTTGCTTTAATTGAAGGAGTTGCGATACATAATATTCAGAGCAGGCAAAATACAGCGTTTCGCTGAAGGCTTTGTTCATTATGATCAGCGTACTGTAATAACTGTTACGAAAAGGATCCCATTTCGGATATAATGACAATCTCATTCTTTCCCCGGAAAAGGGACCCAGGGCATTTAGTTGTTCATATGTAAATTCATCAATGGTAAGCATGCATCTTTCATACCCGACATTACGAGTTAGCCCTACCTCAATCTGATAATCGGCCTGCTTATGCTCAAGCGACAGTAACTCAATCATTAGAATGGTACTCGATTCAATTGATGCCATGAATCCTATGTATCTCCGTTTCCATCATTTCGTCCCGTCAGCGTGTTGCCATTCCCAAAAGGGACGGTCATACGATTGGTAAAATCGCTGATCATACCAGAGAGGTATGCCTTTTCTTGGCGGATCGTATCGTACTTCTGTCTTAAATGAGCGTTTTCAATTTCAATCCGCCCGAGCTTCTCTTCCAGATCATTCATCTTCTTGAGCTTTTCCGCATGAGCTTCGTTATGCTTTTGGATCAGACTTACATACTTTTGATGCTCTAGATCAATCGTACTTTTTAATTCTTCAATCTCTGAAGAGAGGGTGGTCTGAAGCTCCCGATAATCCTCCAGCACTTGATCGACTTTCAAATTCTTCTCAATCAATTTATGCTCGAGCTCTCGGACGCTCTTCTCTCTTTCCTCAATAACCTTATTGAGGTTCTTCATGTCCCGGTTCAGACGTTCAACATGACTGCTGGAATGGGTCAACCGATCCTGAAGTTCATTCATATTCGTCTCCGCATGCTGTCTGGCCTGAATGATCTGCTCCACGGAGAAGATCAAATCGAGTGATTTTTTATCAAGCTGAGCTTTACCCGTAGTAACCACTCCTGCTAAAGTCTCGCCAGCGATCTGGTCCTCTACTTCCTCGCCCTGCTCTTCTGATAATTGCACCTTTTGAACCATACCCGGTTTGGACTGCTTATCCACTGAATCTTTCTTTTTAAAAAAGGGAGAAATCATTGATCTTATCACCTCAATTATAAAAAAATGTCAAAAAATGTCGAGTGCCCACGAGTCTATTATAGTTTACTTGTCTTGTCTGTAAGTGAGCCTTTATATCTAACTTTTTGAATTGGATCAAAAGACCTAGTTCTCGCCAATAACAAGAAAAAAGCACCCTTGCGGGTGCTCTGGTTTCAATTGAATTTATCAGGGAATTGTTTAACAATACCCTCAGTTAGTATATCTCCAAACATAATCATATGCTCCAGCCCTTTATCAAAAGCGACGATTTCAGCATCCCAATCCTTTTTAACCCTTGCTGTCACATCATCCGTAATTAGCTCCAAATGTTCATGAAGCATCTCTTTCAATTGTTCATACGAATATTTGGGATTCTGTGCACTAAGGAACTTAGCAATGTCGTCAGCGTTGGCATACCACTCTTTATTGTATTTTTCCAAATCCGCTTGATTGTTAGAAAGCACAGCCGCAACGACTTTTCCGGCAATAACAATATGCTCCCGCAATAATTGAGCTAGCTTATCTCCAACTGCCTCACCGTAATACGGTTTAAAAACATTCCCTATGTCTTGCTGATTCTGTAGCAACCTTGCCAGTACTTTCTCTTTGTCCTCGGAATTGGCAAAGGCGCTAACTATGTAGTTTTTCGTCCATATCACATGGTCGCTCCATAGTTTTCTGAGGTTATCTTTAAGCTCTATCACGGAGGGAGTTAAGCATTGCTTATGTGAACTCTTTTTCTCTTTGGATGCAGCATCAGCAGTTACGGGCATTACACTAACAACAAGAAACATAAACAACAAAGTTAGCTTCGCAATCAAAAACTTAGGCTTCATTATGACCTATCTCCTTTTAAGCATCTATTAAACATCTTGTATAGTGTGTACCGATGCTTTTATTTCATTCATGACCTCTTTTAAAACACAAAAAAAGCACCGTCATTGGACGGCGCCTCTTCTGTAAGTTTATCTAAACATCACTTTGTCTACATTGTATTTAGATTTTAATTCATTGATGATATACGTTTCATAAATCTCTCTGTGAACAGGGCTTTCGATTAAGCAAACATCAATTCTGGTGACCTCGTCCCGATGTTCTCTGATATCAGATACGGTGTCTTCAAAATGTTTCTTGATTCTTGGTCTTAGCTTTCTCGCTTTACCTACGAACAGCAACTCATCTTGGTCATTGTAGAACATAAAAATACCGCCGTAATCTCTTGGGATCAGGTGAAAATCAGTGAATCCATAAATATTGCTTAACTGCGGGTTAACTTGTTTAGTAATACTAACATCCACATTGGGAATGGTTATGTTGATCATTTTAGCTCACGTCCTCTTTCTATATAGGAGTAAATATTATCATAAGTTAGCCTTTTATTCTATCTTTCGCAATGAACCTTGTTCTTTATTCTGCCTTGGCCTGACGGCTCATTAGAGCATGAACAGTCTCAGTTATCCCTTGCTCAAAAGTAGTAGTGGGAATTGGCCCCACATAACGGTCATATTTCCGATGAATATTGCAGGTTTAACAATTCAGTGATAATTACAGTCCCCGTCCCCCCGGTTGCACCAAGCACAAGCGCTTTTTAACATAAAGCATTCCTCCTATTATTGTTATTGATCAATCACTAACTAATGTCCATAAATCTAAGAGCCGAGGCTCCTAGTTGTTACAACGTCTCTTTATTTCTACTACTCTTTCCAATGTTTCGGCTTCAACTCTGGCATTCCAAGTGCCATAGAAATATTGCAGAGCATACCATTAGCCATAAAGGTACTTACCTCTACTTCAGGCTGCTCGATCCCAGCGGCTACAAATTTCTCATGCACAAGATTGGTAATATCACGTATTCCCTTTTGCATCGTTTGACGAATGACTTCATCGCGAATACCTAACCCCTGAACTTGCAGAATCATCTCATTCGGGTGCGTTTCCATCAACAACTCGTATACCTTAATTGATTCCTTTAGCATTTGATCTGCTGACGCCTCAACTCCCTTAAACGTACGAACAATCCGTTCAAAAGCACGCTCCAAGGAGGCGACAAACAATTCTTCTTTGTTCTTAAACACTTTAAACACATAAGGCTGAGAAATACCTACCTTTTCTGCAACCTGTGCTGTTGTAGCTCGGTAGTAGCCATTCTCGGCGAACACAACAACCGCTGCCTCCAAGATCTGCTCTCGGCGGTTTACCGAGACCGATTCGTCTGATTTCTTGCGACCGGAACTAGATTCTGTTATCATGATAATCTCCTTACGTAACCAAATTCATTAGGTTATTGATCAATCACTTTCTTTGAAAAGAGTATATGCTCATCTCCTAAAATAATGCAACTCAAAACAAATAATAATATTCTAGCAACATCCATTCGCGTGGAAAACACAATAAAAGTTAATTAATAATGCCAACTGGAAATATTACTAAAAAATATGACATTATTCAGAACCTTCTCGCCAAAGGGTTGTGATTTTCCTCATGAGGGTATTATAAATATTAAGGTAGTGTTAGTTTCATGATTGGCGCAATTAGCATCTAGGAGGATTTGATTCATGTCAGCAACAGATAGGCAAAAAATTGTAGATAGTGTTCCACAAACAGGATTTTTCGGACATCCCAAAGGACTATTCACACTCTTCTTCACAGAATTTTGGGAGCGGTTTTCCTATTATGGCATGAGAGCGATCCTAGTTTACTACATGTATTATGAAGTAAGCAAAGGGGGTCTCGGATTACCAGAAGATATGGCCCTTTCGATTATGTCTATCTACGGATCACTCGTATATATGTCTGGAATTATAGGTGGATGGCTTGCGGATCGGATTTTCGGGACTTCGAAGGCTGTCTTTTACGGTGGCGTTTTAATTATGTTCGGGCATATTTTACTGGCGATACCGGGAAATGCCACGCTATTCTTTGCTTCGATGATTATGATCGTGCTTGGAACCGGACTTCTTAAGCCCAATGTATCAAGTATTGTAGGCGAAATCTATAGCGAACAAGATAACCGCCGCGACGCTGCTTTCAGCATTTTTTATATGGGTATTAACCTCGGCGGATTCCTCTCTCCACTGATTGTAGGCGCTGTAGGTATGAATGATTTCCATCTTGGCTTCTCGATTGCCGCAATCGGAATGTTTATTGGATTAGTTGTTTACGTAGTGACTCGCACCAAAAACCTGGGTCTGGCAGGTACGATTGTACGCAATCCGATTCCAGCCGAACAGAAGAAGAAATTATTTACTAGGATTGGCATTGGACTAGTTGTGCTTGCGGTATTAATTACGGTCGGCATTCTTACTGGAGTGCTCACCTTTGAAACATTCATTAAGATAGTCGGAGTGTTAGGGCTACTTATTCCTACGATGTACTTTATTGTGATGTACCGTAGCCCCCAAACAACAGCTGTCGAGCGATCCCGAATTCTCGCGTACATCCCTTTATTTATCGCGTCGATTATGTTCTGGGCGATTCAGGAACAAACTTCAACGGTTTTAGCTAGCTTTGCTGATAAGCGCACCCAATTGGATTTTGCAGGCTTACACATTTCTCCTGCTTGGTTCCAGTCGCTTAACCCGCTGTTTATTATCGCCCTTGCACCTATATTTGCTTGGATTTGGTTAAAGCTCGGTAACCGTCAACCAACGATTCCTCAAAAATTCTCGCTTGGTTTATTATTTGCCGGTCTGTCCTTCCTAGTAATCCTGGTGCCGGCTTACTTCGGTGGTGCCAATTCACTTGTGAACCCATTATGGCTGGTTCTTAGCTATTTTATCGTCGTGATTGGGGAACTATGCTTGTCACCTGTTGGCCTCTCGGCAACGACCAAACTGGCGCCAGCCGCTTTTACTGCTCAGATGATGAGCATGTGGTTCTTGTCCAATGCTGCTGCGCAAGCTATTAATGCTCAGATTGTGAAGTTCTATACCCCAGATACCGAAATGCTGTACTTCGGAGTCATCGGTGGAGTTGCCATTGTGCTCGCGGTAATTCTCTTCCTTTTCTCTTCTAAGATTCAGAATTTCATGAAGGGTATACGTTAAACATATAAGGCTGCTGAGATTCTCTCAGCAGCCTTTTTTTTGAGTTTATATTCTAAGCTAGGCCTACACCAGAAACATAGCGACAATCGTTGTGACTATCAGCCCAATCAATACCGGTTTAACATTACGTCTAGCGAGCTCAAACGGGCTTACGCCGCAGATGGCTGCTGCTGGAATCAATGCCCACGGGATCAACGTGCCCCCGCCAACCCAAATGGCTGATACCTGACCGAGCGCAGTTAAAGTAGCTGCATCGGAATGTGTGGCAACAGCGAACAATTTTCCGATGGACCCCGCAAGTGAGATTCCCGAGAACCCTGAACCATCAAGGCCCGTAATAGCTCCTGTTATGGTTGCAGTCACAGCACCTACAGCACCATTCAGAGGCACATTATGAGCTAGGGCAACCCCCAGATCATTTACTATACCCTGCGATGCAGCAGGTAAGACTTTGCCAAACAATTCAGCAAAGGCCGAATCACCTAGATAGAAGAATGCAGCAATCGGAATCACTGGACCGAATACTTTAAAGCCAAATGTAAGTCCATCGATCAAATATGAGGTGACTTGCTCCAGTCCTTTATTACGATGTGCGAGCAATGTTACTACAACCAAGATAAATACAGCAGTCCCACCAACTAAGGCAGTTGCGTCTCCACCCTGTAAATCCAGCAAAAACATGCCTGCCACATCAGCTAGAAACAGGAGTGGGATAGCGATCGCCAGCCATTTCTTCAGTGTGGGAGGAATCACCGCTTGACCTTCTACCGCATCACTCTCTGCAGCTAGCGCACTCGCGGCATTTTTCCCGGAAATAAGTCCGTCTCGCCAAGTACCGTTTTTCTGATCTCGTCGCATCATCCAATAAGCTGTTACTGTAGTGACTACGCCCATCACTATAACAAGCGGAATACTCGCTTCCATGACACTGCTTACCGGAAGTCCTGCCGCATCTGCCGTTAATTTGGGTGCACCTTGAATAATATAATCACCTGAGAGCGCAATTCCGTGACCGAACAGGTTCATTGCCATCGCCGCTCCAAGAGCTGGCAATCCTACGCGAATAGCAACAGGTAACAGCACAACCCCGATCAAAGCCACTGCGGGCGAAGGCCAGAAGAACCATGATGTCACCATCATAATGAAGCCAATACCCCAAAAGGCTATAAATGGTGTACGTAAAAAACGGGTAAGCGGGGCAACCATCGTCTC
The window above is part of the Paenibacillus sp. FSL K6-0276 genome. Proteins encoded here:
- a CDS encoding glycosyltransferase → MKPKFLIAKLTLLFMFLVVSVMPVTADAASKEKKSSHKQCLTPSVIELKDNLRKLWSDHVIWTKNYIVSAFANSEDKEKVLARLLQNQQDIGNVFKPYYGEAVGDKLAQLLREHIVIAGKVVAAVLSNNQADLEKYNKEWYANADDIAKFLSAQNPKYSYEQLKEMLHEHLELITDDVTARVKKDWDAEIVAFDKGLEHMIMFGDILTEGIVKQFPDKFN
- a CDS encoding polysaccharide deacetylase family protein, translating into MASIESSTILMIELLSLEHKQADYQIEVGLTRNVGYERCMLTIDEFTYEQLNALGPFSGERMRLSLYPKWDPFRNSYYSTLIIMNKAFSETLYFACSEYYVSQLLQLKQQDYPHAEEERVVQTMLPSIEPVRRQSRKKSNRIGKATLQCIMFTCLVLVLSLRMDGQLMDSAEALKDPVRGSSSEQIEPILSLPLVPDAQTVLINNQQDEPTPEPSEPPQEQIKTYEEIELTENKYEYSLPKGYVALSFDDGPSKYTKEIVDILVEHEVAATFLFVGNKVAHNVEAVKYASEHRMSIGSHSWDHSKMTDNGDEQNRNNLAKANQALEQIIQSPITVFRPPYGAINKKLAAKVTEQQMKVLLWNRDSEDWKVKSPEDILQYVHHTDPSGGVYLFHEKKITVEALPAIIKYFQEKDMKFVIFK
- a CDS encoding peptide MFS transporter, with product MSATDRQKIVDSVPQTGFFGHPKGLFTLFFTEFWERFSYYGMRAILVYYMYYEVSKGGLGLPEDMALSIMSIYGSLVYMSGIIGGWLADRIFGTSKAVFYGGVLIMFGHILLAIPGNATLFFASMIMIVLGTGLLKPNVSSIVGEIYSEQDNRRDAAFSIFYMGINLGGFLSPLIVGAVGMNDFHLGFSIAAIGMFIGLVVYVVTRTKNLGLAGTIVRNPIPAEQKKKLFTRIGIGLVVLAVLITVGILTGVLTFETFIKIVGVLGLLIPTMYFIVMYRSPQTTAVERSRILAYIPLFIASIMFWAIQEQTSTVLASFADKRTQLDFAGLHISPAWFQSLNPLFIIALAPIFAWIWLKLGNRQPTIPQKFSLGLLFAGLSFLVILVPAYFGGANSLVNPLWLVLSYFIVVIGELCLSPVGLSATTKLAPAAFTAQMMSMWFLSNAAAQAINAQIVKFYTPDTEMLYFGVIGGVAIVLAVILFLFSSKIQNFMKGIR
- a CDS encoding TetR/AcrR family transcriptional regulator, producing the protein MITESSSGRKKSDESVSVNRREQILEAAVVVFAENGYYRATTAQVAEKVGISQPYVFKVFKNKEELFVASLERAFERIVRTFKGVEASADQMLKESIKVYELLMETHPNEMILQVQGLGIRDEVIRQTMQKGIRDITNLVHEKFVAAGIEQPEVEVSTFMANGMLCNISMALGMPELKPKHWKE
- a CDS encoding nucleotide excision repair endonuclease: MINITIPNVDVSITKQVNPQLSNIYGFTDFHLIPRDYGGIFMFYNDQDELLFVGKARKLRPRIKKHFEDTVSDIREHRDEVTRIDVCLIESPVHREIYETYIINELKSKYNVDKVMFR